A section of the Mycolicibacterium anyangense genome encodes:
- the rpsH gene encoding 30S ribosomal protein S8, protein MTMTDPIADFLTRLRNANSAYHDEVTLPHSKIKANIAEILKTEGYISDFRTEDARVGKSLVVQLKYGPNRERSLAGLRRVSKPGLRVYAKSTNLPRVLGGLGVAIISTSSGLLTDRQAARQGVGGEVLAYVW, encoded by the coding sequence ATGACTATGACGGACCCGATCGCAGACTTCTTGACACGTCTGCGCAACGCCAATTCGGCGTATCACGACGAAGTGACCCTGCCGCACTCGAAGATCAAGGCGAACATCGCCGAGATCCTCAAGACCGAGGGTTACATCAGCGATTTCCGCACCGAGGATGCCCGGGTCGGTAAGTCGCTGGTCGTCCAGCTCAAGTACGGCCCCAACCGCGAGCGCAGCCTCGCCGGTCTGCGCCGGGTGTCCAAGCCCGGCCTGCGGGTCTACGCGAAATCCACCAATCTGCCGCGCGTGCTCGGCGGCCTGGGCGTGGCGATCATCTCCACGTCCTCGGGCCTGCTGACCGACCGCCAGGCAGCCCGACAGGGCGTGGGCGGCGAAGTCCTCGCGTACGTCTGGTAG